The proteins below come from a single Impatiens glandulifera unplaced genomic scaffold, dImpGla2.1, whole genome shotgun sequence genomic window:
- the LOC124917433 gene encoding LOW QUALITY PROTEIN: 3-oxoacyl-[acyl-carrier-protein] reductase FabG-like (The sequence of the model RefSeq protein was modified relative to this genomic sequence to represent the inferred CDS: inserted 2 bases in 1 codon) yields the protein MFNHYTKLLLMEPWSKLPGKVVLVTGASSGLGREFCLDLAKAGCLIIAAARRVDRLNSLCDQINETNQFSSTIKAVFVELDVTSKENIIVEAVQKAWDAFGRIDVLINNAGVRGSTSSVIDISQDDWDQTMKINLDGPWLVAKNVMAHMIKARIAGSXINISSIAGLNRFVIPGAVQYINSKGALHTLTKIMSLEMGKYRIRVNAIAPGLFLSEITEELFKKEWLMKIKIKAVPLKKFGKTDPELSSLIRYLIHDSSYYISGNVFIVDSGYSLLGSSLLSSL from the exons atgtttaatcaTTACACCAAACTACtatta atgGAGCCCTGGAGCAAGCTGCCCGGAAAGGTGGTGCTCGTGACTGGAGCCTCGTCGGGACTCGGTAGAGAATTCTGTCTCGACTTGGCTAAGGCAGGTTGTCTCATCATTGCAGCAGCTCGTAGAGTGGATAGACTTAACTCCTTGTGCGACCAAATTAATGAGACAAATCAATTTTCCTCTACTATAAAAGCTGTATTTGTCGAGCTCGATGTCACTTCTAAAGAAAACATAATTGTCGAGGCAGTTCAAAAGGCTTGGGATGCATTTGGACGCATTGATGTTCTAATCAACAATGCCGGTGTTAGAG gGAGCACTAGTTCTGTTATAGATATTAGCCAAGATGATTGGGACCAAACAATGAAGATAAACCTAGATGGTCCATGGTTGGTTGCGAAAAATGTGATGGCTCATATGATAAAGGCAAGGATAGCCGGAAG AATCAATATCTCCTCTATCGCTGGCCTCAACCGTTTTGTTATACCCGGTGCTGTTCAATACATCAACTCTAAGGGAGCACTTCACACTTTAACCAAG ATTATGTCTTTAGAGATGGGGAAATATCGAATAAGAGTAAACGCAATAGCGCCAGGACTTTTTCTATCAGAGATAACTGAAGAACTTTTCAAAAAAGAATGgttgatgaaaataaaaattaaagctGTACcactgaagaagtttggaaaaaCGGATCCTGAGTTATCTTCGCTCATCAGATATCTAATTCACGATTCCTCCTATTACATATCGGGAAATGTATTCATCGTGGACTCAGGCTACTCCCTTTTAGGCTCTTCTCTTTTGTCTTCTCTTTGA